In a single window of the Acidimicrobiales bacterium genome:
- a CDS encoding zinc-dependent alcohol dehydrogenase, with translation MVYRGPYKVRVEEKDVPSIEHPNDAIVRVTLAAICGSDLHLYHGMIPDTRVGHTFGHEFIGVVEEVGPSVRSLKPGDRVMVPFNIFCGSCFFCARGLYSNCHNVNPNATAIGGIYGYSHTCGGYDGGQAEYVRVPFADVGPSVIPEWMDDEDAVLLTDAVPTGYFGAQLGDIAEGDVVVVFGAGPVGLFAAKSAWLMGAGRVIVVDHLEYRLEVARTFAHAETCNFTEYDDIVVHMKRITDHLGADVAIDAVGAEADGNLLQHLAGAKFKLQGGSPVALNWAIDAVRKGGTVSVVGAYGPIFSAVKFGDALNKGLTLRMNQCPVKRQWPRLFEHVRNGYLKPSDIVTHRIPLDDIAEGYYMFSAKLDDCVKPLVVPNGQ, from the coding sequence ATGGTCTACCGCGGTCCCTACAAGGTGCGGGTCGAGGAGAAAGACGTCCCGTCGATCGAGCACCCCAACGACGCGATCGTGCGGGTGACCCTGGCGGCGATCTGTGGTTCGGACCTCCACCTGTACCACGGGATGATCCCGGACACCCGGGTCGGCCACACGTTCGGCCATGAGTTCATCGGCGTGGTGGAGGAGGTCGGGCCCTCGGTCCGCTCCTTGAAGCCGGGTGACCGCGTGATGGTGCCCTTCAACATCTTCTGCGGGTCGTGCTTCTTCTGCGCCCGGGGCCTGTACTCGAACTGCCACAACGTGAACCCGAATGCCACGGCGATCGGGGGGATCTACGGTTACTCGCACACCTGCGGCGGCTACGACGGCGGACAGGCCGAGTACGTGCGGGTCCCCTTCGCCGACGTGGGCCCGAGCGTCATCCCCGAGTGGATGGACGACGAGGACGCGGTGCTCCTCACCGACGCCGTTCCCACCGGGTACTTCGGCGCGCAGCTGGGCGACATCGCCGAGGGTGACGTAGTCGTCGTCTTCGGCGCCGGGCCGGTCGGGTTGTTCGCAGCCAAGTCGGCGTGGTTGATGGGCGCCGGGCGTGTCATCGTCGTCGACCACCTGGAGTACCGCCTCGAGGTGGCCCGCACGTTCGCCCACGCCGAGACCTGCAACTTCACGGAGTACGACGACATCGTCGTCCACATGAAGAGGATCACCGACCACCTCGGGGCCGATGTCGCCATCGACGCCGTCGGTGCCGAAGCCGACGGCAACCTCCTCCAGCACCTCGCGGGGGCGAAGTTCAAGCTCCAGGGCGGCTCCCCGGTCGCCCTGAACTGGGCCATCGACGCCGTTCGCAAGGGCGGCACCGTCTCGGTGGTCGGCGCCTACGGACCGATCTTCAGCGCCGTCAAGTTCGGCGACGCCCTCAACAAGGGGCTGACGCTGCGCATGAACCAGTGCCCGGTGAAACGGCAGTGGCCGAGGCTGTTCGAGCACGTCCGGAACGGCTACCTCAAGCCGAGCGACATCGTGACCCACCGGATCCCGCTCGACGACATCGCCGAGGGTTACTACATGTTCTCGGCGAAGCTCGACGACTGCGTCAAGCCCCTCGTCGTCCCGAACGGCCAGTGA
- a CDS encoding UDP-galactopyranose mutase, with product MSRTRKRVAVVGAGWSGAVTAERLGAGGVDVEVFELAANVGGHSRSETLNGVVYEPNGAHIFHTSNEEVAAYVQRFGLSRPYGHAVKTQVHIGEDDELTLLSWPPQLEELRDLPVWPTIEKELADLPDRPAGDDFETFVKSLMGATLYDLFIRDYTAKQWGRPATELSSSFAPKRVELRDDGYRRLFRDRWEFFPAEGMNSVIEAVMAKTSVTCGAELVLDDLVAMQRDYDALVVTAPLDRLLGRDGELEWRGIHLRSRYVPVDRPDETLTAAYVVNWPDARYPFTRTVETKHATGQRIGGTVVSEEFPGAPARHYPVPTVDRRFETLNERYKVEVRAALDRPVYFCGRLANYLYINQDQAIEQGFACSTEVLADFEGSGS from the coding sequence ATGTCACGCACCAGGAAGCGGGTAGCGGTCGTCGGCGCCGGGTGGTCGGGAGCGGTCACCGCCGAGCGCCTGGGCGCGGGCGGCGTCGACGTCGAGGTGTTCGAGCTGGCCGCCAACGTCGGTGGCCACTCACGAAGCGAGACGTTGAACGGCGTCGTCTACGAGCCGAACGGGGCTCACATCTTCCACACCTCGAACGAGGAGGTCGCCGCGTACGTCCAGCGCTTCGGCCTCTCCCGGCCCTACGGGCACGCCGTGAAGACGCAGGTCCACATCGGCGAGGACGACGAGTTGACGCTCCTGTCCTGGCCGCCCCAGCTCGAGGAGCTCCGCGACCTGCCGGTGTGGCCGACCATCGAGAAGGAGCTCGCCGATCTGCCGGACCGCCCGGCCGGGGACGACTTCGAGACGTTCGTGAAGTCGCTCATGGGCGCGACCCTCTACGACCTGTTCATCCGCGACTACACGGCCAAGCAGTGGGGCCGACCGGCGACCGAGCTGTCGAGCAGCTTCGCCCCCAAGCGGGTCGAGCTGCGCGACGACGGCTACCGCCGGCTCTTTCGCGACCGCTGGGAGTTCTTCCCGGCGGAGGGCATGAACAGCGTGATCGAAGCGGTGATGGCGAAGACCTCGGTGACGTGTGGCGCCGAGCTGGTGCTCGACGACCTCGTCGCCATGCAGCGGGACTACGACGCCCTGGTCGTGACCGCTCCGCTCGACAGGCTGCTCGGGCGCGACGGGGAGTTGGAATGGCGGGGCATCCACCTGCGGTCGCGGTATGTCCCCGTCGATCGCCCGGACGAGACGCTGACGGCCGCCTACGTCGTGAACTGGCCGGACGCCAGGTACCCGTTCACCCGCACCGTCGAGACGAAGCACGCCACCGGGCAGCGCATCGGCGGGACGGTGGTCAGCGAGGAGTTCCCCGGAGCCCCGGCGAGGCACTACCCCGTGCCCACCGTGGACCGGCGCTTCGAGACCCTGAACGAGCGGTACAAGGTCGAGGTCCGTGCCGCTCTCGACCGCCCGGTGTACTTCTGCGGTCGACTGGCCAACTACCTCTACATCAACCAGGACCAGGCCATCGAGCAAGGCTTCGCGTGCAGCACCGAGGTCCTCGCTGACTTCGAAGGCTCCGGTTCCTAG
- a CDS encoding helix-turn-helix domain-containing protein: MGPGDDIDELEADIAAEEERTPGYRDGLEQLLPVIRLTTALSQERERLGLSAEEVAKRSGLRLDQVEAIDDNDVDVPVETMARYAGAVGLRLVLQPLSA, translated from the coding sequence GTGGGACCCGGCGACGACATCGACGAGTTGGAGGCGGACATCGCCGCCGAAGAGGAGCGAACGCCCGGCTACCGCGACGGCCTGGAGCAGCTGCTCCCCGTCATCCGCCTCACCACTGCGCTCAGCCAGGAGCGGGAGCGGCTCGGGCTCAGCGCCGAGGAGGTCGCGAAGCGTTCGGGCCTGCGACTGGACCAGGTAGAAGCGATCGACGACAACGACGTCGACGTGCCTGTGGAGACTATGGCCCGCTACGCCGGCGCCGTCGGCCTCCGGCTCGTCCTCCAGCCGCTGAGCGCCTGA